Within the Comamonadaceae bacterium OTU4NAUVB1 genome, the region GATAGGCCGGCAGCGGCAGCCCGGCCTCGCGGAACTCGCGCTCGAGCAGGTGGCGCAGCGGCATCTGGGCCGGATAGCACAGCCACCGGTAGCCCGCGAGCTGCGCCAGCGTGACGTTCGGCGCGCCGGCCAGCGGATGGCGCGTCCCCACCGCGATGGCGACCTGCTCGTCCATCAGCGGCTCGTAGTCGAACTGGTCGGGCCGGGCGGCGACGGTGGTGCGGCAGACCGCCAGGTCGAGCCGGCCTTCGTCGACGAGCGTGAGCAGCTCGATGCTGGTGGCCTCGCGCACCTCGACCGACAGCGCCGGCTGCTGCGCGCGCAGCCGCGTCAGCGCGCCCACCAGCACCGAATGCAGCGCCCCGGCGATGGCGCCCACCGCCAGGCGCGCGCCGGTGCCGCGCAGCACGCCGTCGATCTCCTCGCGCAGGTGCGCCAGGTCGGCCTCCACGAGCCGCGCGTAGCGCACCACGCAGCGCCCCAGCTCGTTGGCGTGCACGCCCTGCGGCGAGCGGGTGAACAGCTCGGCGCCGAAGGTGGTCTCGATCTCGCGCAGGGCCTTGGTCAGGCCCGGCTGGGTCATGCCCGTGCGCTCGGCCGCCCGGTGCAGCGAGCCGTGCTCGTCGAGCGCCACGAGCAGCGTCAGCTGGCGAAAGCGCAGGCGCGAGGCGATGGCGGATGAACTCGGCAGCATGGGCGGGGTTGCGGGATGGCGTGGAAAGACGGTGGCCGGAGGGCAGCGAGGGAATTCCCGGAGAGTCCGGAAAGTTATCGGCGGATCAGAAGGCCTCACTATGCAGCACCCCGGCCGGCTTCCACAATGCCGCCGCGACAGAGCGCGCCCCCCAGACACCCACCTCAGGAGACACACGGATGAAATTGCTGCGTTACGGCCCCGCGGGCCAGGAAAAACCGGGCCTCCTCGACGCCGGCGGCACGCTGCGCGACCTCTCGGCCCACGTCGCCGACATCGACGGCGCGGCGCTGTCGGCCCAGACGCTCGCCACCCTGCGCGCGCTCGACCCCGCCACGCTGCCCGCCGTCGAGGGCTCGCCGCGCCTGGGCGCCTGCGTCGGGCGCATCGGCAAGTTCATCTGCATCGGCCTGAACTACGCCGACCACGCCGCCGAGTCGGGGCTGGCCGTGCCGTCCGAGCCGGTGGTGTTCAACAAGTGGCTCTCGGCCGTGGTCGGCCCCAACGACGACGTGCGCATCCCGCGCGGCTCGAAGAAGACCGACTGGGAGGTCGAACTCGGCGTGGTGATCGGCAAGACCGCCAGCTACATCGAGGAGGCCGACGCCCTGGACCACGTGGCGGGCTACTGCGTGATCAACGACGTCTCCGAGCGCGAGTACCAGATCGAGCGCGGCGGCACCTGGGACAAGGGCAAGGGCTGCGACACCTTCGGCCCCACCGGCCCGTGGCTGGTGACCGCCGACGAGGTGCCCGACCCGCAGGCGCTGCGCCTGTGGCTGGAGGTCGACGGCCACCGCTACCAGGACGGCAACACCCGCACGATGGTCTTCGGCGTGGCGCACCTGGTGGCCTACCTCAGCCGCTTCATGACGCTGCACCCCGGCGACGTGATCTCCACCGGCACGCCGCCGGGCGTGGGGATGGGCTGCAAGCCCGAACCCATCTACCTGCGCCCCGGCCAGACCATGCGCCTGGGCATCGACGGCCTGGGCGAGCAATGCCAGCGCACGGTCGCGGCCTGAGGACGTGACCACCATGATCACGTACGACTTCGAGGGCCGCGTCGCGGTCGTCACCGGCGGTGCCCAGGGCATCGGTTTCGCGGTGGTCCGCCGGCTGCTGGCCGGCGGCGCCCGCGTCGCGATCTGGGACGCCGACACGCGCGCCCTGGACGCGGCCCGCGCCGAACTGGCCAGCGACGCCGTGCAGACGGTGCGGGTCGACATCACCTCAATCGCCGAGGTCGAGGCGGCCGTGCGGGAGACCGAGGGCGCGAGCGGGCCCATCGCCATGCTGGTCCACAGCGCCGGCATCGCGGGCGCCAACGCGCCGGTGGCCGATTACGCGCCGGCCGAATGGCAGAAGGTGCTGGACGTCAACCTCACCGGCGCCTTCCACGTCAACCGCGCGGTGGTCGCGGGCATGGTGGCGCGCGACTACGGCCGCATCGTCAACGTGGCGTCCATCGCCGGCAAGGAAGGCAATCCCAACGCCGCCGCCTACAGCGCCTCCAAGGCCGGCGTGATCGCGCTGACCAAGAGCCTGGGTAAGGAGACGGCCGGGCGCAACGTGGCCGTCAACGCCATCACGCCGGCGGCCGCGCGCACCAAGATCTTCGAGCAGATGTCGCAGCAGCACATCGACTACATGCTCTCGAAGATCCCGCGCGGGCGTTTCGTCGAGGTCGACGAGATCGCGGCGATGGTGACCTGGCTGGTGTCGGCGGAGAACTCGTTCACCACCGGGGCGGTCTTCGACCTCTCGGGCGGCCGGGCCACCTACTAGCCCGCACCCGGTCCGCGCGCGGCGCGGTGCCATCGACCGATCCGCCGGCGACACGACAACCACAACGACAACGACGAGACATCCTCAGGAGACTTCCCCATGCAGCCCAACCGCCGCCACGTCATCGCCGCCGCCTGCGCCTTCGCGCTCGCGGGCACTTCGCTCGCCAGCAGCGCGTCCGACTATCCCAGCCGGCCGATCGAGATCATCGTGCCGGTGGCCGCGGGAGGCGGCACCGACATGGTGGGCCGCGCCTTCGCCGAGGCGGCGAAGAAGTACCTGCCGCAGCAGCCGATGATCGTCAACAACAAGCCCGGCGCGAGCGGCGCCATCGGCATGGGCGAACTGATCGCGGCCAAGCCCGACGGCTACAAGATCGGCATCATCATCGTGGAGCTGACGATCATCCCGAACCTGGGCATCGCCAAGTTCACCGCCGCCGACCTGCGCCCGGTCGCCCGCCTCAACGCCGACCCGTCGGCCATCACCGTGCGCGCCGACGCGCCGTGGAAGACGGTCGAGGAATTCATGGCCGATTCCAAGGCGCGCAAGGAGCCCGTGTCCATCGGCAACGCGGGCATCGGCTCGATCTGGCACATGGCCGCCGCCGCGTTCTCCGACAAGACCGGCATCGCCTACAACCACGTGCCCTTCCTGGGCGCGGCACCGGCCGTGGTGGCGCTGCTCGGCGGCCACGTCGACGCGGTCGCCGTGAGCCCCGGGGAGGTGGCCCAGCACGTGGCCGCCGGCAAGCTGCGCACCCTGGCGGTCATGGCCGACCAGCGCGTGGCCGGACCGATCTTCGAGAAGGTGCCCACGCTCAAGGAGCGCGGCGTCGACCTGTCGGTGGCCGTCTGGCGCGGCCTGGCGGTGCCCAAGGCGACGCCCCAGGACGTGGTCGACCTCCTGGGCGACGTGGCGAGGAAGGCGGCCGACGACGCCTTCTTCCGCGAGGCCCTGGCCAAGGCCAACCTGGGCTGGTCGTACGCCGACGCGCCGACCTTCCAGGCCGTGATCGACAAGGACCGCGCGTTCTACAAGGCGCTGATCCCCAAGCTGGACATGGCGGCCAAGTAGGCCGATCCACCACCGGCCCCGGGACGTCGCCGCGACCCCTCAGAAGCGTTCGTTCTCGCCCAGGTAGCGCCACTGCCCGGCGGGCAGCGCGCCCAGCACCACGTGGCCGATGCGGATGCGCTTCAGGCCCACCACCTTCAGCCCGACCTGCTCGCACATGCGGCGGATCTGGCGCTTCTTGCCCTCGGTGAGCACGAAGCGCAGCTGCTCGGGGTTCTGCCAATCGACCCGGGCCGGCTTGAGGGGCTGCCCGTCCAGGCTCAGGCCATGGCGCAGGCGCGCGAGCATCGCCGGCGGAAAGACCGCCTGCACGTTGGTCGTGACGGGATCGTCGTCGTCGATGCGCACCAGCTGTCCCGGGGGCGCCAGGCGGCCCGGGCCGTGATAGGCCACCCGCACCAGGTATTCCTTCTCGATGCCCGAGTCCTCGCCGATCAGCTGGCGCGCCACGCGGCCATCCTGCGTCAGCACCAGCAGGCCCACCGAGTCGATGTCCAGCCGCCCCGCCGGCGCCAGGCCACGCAGTTGCGGCGGCGAGAAACGGTGCGTGCTGGTGTCCTCGCGCCAGTGGGTGCGGGGGTTGACGAGGACCACGGCGGGTTCGTGGCCGTCCTCGGCCTGCCCGCTCACGTAACCCATCGGCTTGTGCAGAAGGATGGTGACCCGCGTCGCCTGCTGGCCCTGCGCCGCCTTGTCGATCTCCACGCGGTCGGCCGGCGTCACCTTGACGCCCATCGGCGCCACCTCGCCGTTGACCTTCACCCAGCCGCGATCGATCCAGTCGTCGGCCTCGCGGCGCGAGCACAGGCCGAGTTCGGCCATGCGCTTGTTGAGCCGGACGGGACCGCCCGGCGATGCCGGCGGCGGGGACGCGGCGTTCGGCCGCCGGGCGGTGGAAGCGTCCTCGGGACGCGGTCGGGAGAAACGGGGCGGCGGCTGGTTCATCGTGGCGCGATTGTCCCCTCGCCGGCCCCCGCGTTGCCAGCCGGCCCCGGGACCGTCAGGCCTGCTGGCGCTGGACGTGTGCCGGGCGCGGCGCGGACGACCACGCGCCGGTGGCCGGCTCGGTCGCGGCGGTGTCGCCGCACAGGTACTGACGCACCGCCGGCGTCGCGTCGCCGGCCGCGCTGATGGCGCGGCGCAGCCGGGACTCGCTCACGAGCAGCGCCCGCGCCCAGTAGCGCACCTGGCTGGGCTCCTCGAGGTTGATGCGGCCCCGGTCGCGGGGGACGTGGTGGAAGGGAACGTCGGTCATCTCGGGTCTCCGTTGATTCGTCTCGCGCATGAATCTCGGAAGCCGCCGATGCGCTCCGGGCCAGTCATGTCCGACGGACACTGCAGGACCGGTCCTGCAAAAGCGTGACATCGTTCACATGCCCGGGGCCCGCCGGCGACCCCGGGGCGGTCACGGGCTCAGGGTCGCGAACACGCGCTCGCCACCGCCCGGCACGGCTCGGTCGGCAGGTGGGCGTCGCATTGCGCGAGGGCGGCTTTCATGGCGGCGTCCTTGTCGGTGCCGACGGCGGCACCCCATTCGCCGAAGCTGCCCGTCGCCAGGGCACCGCAACCGCGCTCGAACCAGACCCGGACCTCGCACGCGCGCACGGCACCCGCCAGGCCCGGTGGCGAGGACGGCACCGGCGGGCTCGCCGCGCCGCCCGGACGCTCGCACTGGGCGCGCGCCACCCGCTCGGCGGTCGCGCGCGACGGCTGGTCGAACGCGTAGCCGTAGCCGTCGGGACGCGCGGCGATCGCGCCCCACGCGCCCGTGGCCGGACGACCCGCCGGCGGCGCGGCGCCCGGTGGGGCGGCGACGCCCGTGGCGGCGACGGCGCACAGGCCGGCCAGGGCGATCGCGCGACCGGCCAGGCGCCGTCGCAGCGACGGCTTCGATGCGTCGGGGACACGCGTGGACGGGCTCATCGCCTCGACGCCGGAAGGTGCCGCAAGGGACTCATGGAAAGACGACCGCCGCCCCACCGTCGGCCTTCCACGGCGCATGACGTCGCATGACGGTGGCGAAGGCGTCGCTGGCCTGCCAGGCGGCCAGCGCCGCGCGCAGGCGTGGCCAGGGTCGGGTCGCGAACCAGGCGGGATCGACGCCGGCGAACTGGCGCACGAAGGGCAGGATGGCGGCATCGGCCAGCGTGGCGTGGTCGCCCGCCAGGTGCGGGTGGCGCGCCAGGCGCTCCTCGAGCCCCAGCAGGAAGGCGGCGCCGCGATCGCGGTAGACGTTCGTCACGTCCACGTCCACGTCCACGTCCATGTCCACGCCCCGGTCCCGCGTGGCCGGGTGGCGGTCGGGGTATTTGTAGCGGTCGAGGTCGGCCTTGAAGCCGGTGTCGCACGCGTCGATCAGCGCCAGCAGGTCGGCCAGCGTGCCGGTGCCGGGGGCCAGCCAGCCGAGCGGGTCGTGGCGGCGCAAGGTCCACCGCATGATGTCCAGGCTGTGGACGATCACCCGGCCCGGCGCGGCGGCGGTGGCGCTCAGGACCAGCACCGGCACGGTCGCCGCGGGGGACACGGCGAGCAGTTCGGGCGGCTTGTCGCGCAGCACCACCTCGCGCAGTTCGCAGCGCTGTCCGCTCGCGAGCAGCGCCAGCCGCGCCCGCATCGCGTACGGGCAGCGGCGGAACGAATAGAGCACCGGCAGCGGCGCGTCGTCGGGCATCGCGAGGGAATCGGCCACGGGCCTGGATCGCCGGGCTCAGTCGGGCACGAACTTCGACTTGAACTTCGCCTCGTCGGCGGCGTCCTCGAAGGTCGCGAGCTGGCCGGCCTTGTTGTCGGCCAGGCGATGCGCGGCGAACAGGCTGTAGCGGCCCTTGAGGTAGTAGCTCTCCATGTCGATGAGCATGTACGGATGCGGCACGAAGACCTGGTGCTCGAAGACGACGCGGTGGACGTTGCGCGGCGACGGGAAGAGCTTGTAGTCGGGGGTGGTGAGGGCTTGGGCGAGGGCCATGGATGCAGGACTGGGAAGGGATTGCGGTGGAAAGGAACGCGGAGGCGCGGAGGCGCGGGGGCGGCGGGACGGGGCGCGGATCAGGCCATGGCGCGCTGCGCGGGCGCGGGCGCGGGTCCCGCCCCGGCCGAACTGCGCAGCGCCCCCGGGTCGAGCACGCGCAGGCCGCCGTACTCGATGCGCAGGGTGCCGCTCGCCTGCAGCCGCAGCAGCGCCTGGTTCACGCGCTGGCGCGACAGGCCCACCAGGTAGGCCAGCTCCTGCTGCGTGATGCGCAGCAGGTCGCCGACGCCGGGGAACAGCACCGGGTTGAACAGCGCGGCCAGGTTGCGCGCCACGCGCACGTCGGGGTCGTTGAGGCGATCGGCCTCGCGCGCGGCGATGAACTGCGCCAGGCGCTCGTTGAGCTGGTCCATGACGAAGCGGTTGAAGCCGATCGAATGGTCGAGCAGCCAGTGGAATTCGTCGGTCGGCAGGCCGGCGACCACGCTGCGCCGCAGGGCCTGGATGTTGTAGCGGTAGGGTTCGCGCTTGAGCACCGTGCCCTCGCCGAACCAGCCGCCCGGGGGCAGGCCGCTGTAGGTCATGGAGGTGCCGTCGGCGTTGTCCTTGCTCATCTTGAGCAGCCCCTGGACCACGCCGAACCAGTAGGTCGGCGCGCGGCCCACGCGGCACACCAGGTCGCCGGGTTCCGCCTCGCCGACCACCACCACCGCCTCGGCACGGCGGCGCTCGGGCGGCTGCAGGGCATCGAGCCAGGGGATGTTGCGCAGCTCGTCGGCGGAGGCGGGTCGCACGCGATCGCGGATCGACGCGGGGCGCGGGGCGGTGGGCGTCATGGTTGGCGTGCGGGAAAGTCCGGGGGAGTGGTGTCCCTAGGATTGTCGTTGGAACGACAGATGGGCGTCAAAGCCGGTCCTAAAGTGGGCGCACCGTGACACCCGACACCGCCCGCCCTCCCCTCCACGCGACCACCGCCGCCATCGGCGATGCGCTGCCGCCGGCCCTGCGCGAGGCCACCTTCCCGCGCCTGCTGCAGGGCCACGCGGCCACTCGGCCCGACGCGCCGGCCGTGCGCGAGAAGGACCTGGGCATCTGGCAGACGTGGACCTGGCGCGACGCGGCGCGGGAGGTGCGCGAGATCGCCTGCGGGCTGGCGAGCCTGGGCTTCGCGGCCGGCGACCACCTGGCCATCGTCGGCGCCAACCGGCCGCACCTGTACTTCGCGGTGCTCGCGGCGCAGAGCCTGCGCGGCGTGCCGGTGCCGCTCTACCAGGACGCGGTGGCCGCCGAGATGGTCTTCATGCTCGACGACGCGCGCATCGGGTTCGTGATCGCCGAGGACCAGGAGCAGGTCGACAAGCTGCTCGAATGCCGCGCGCTGCAGCGCGCGCGGCCCGACGGTGCCACCGCCGTGCGCCACATCGTCTACGACGACCCGCGCGGCCTGCGCCACTACGACGCGCCGGGCCTGCTGGGCTGGGACGCGCTGCGCGAACTCGGCCGGGCCTGGGACGCGGCGCATCCGGGCGCCTTCGACGCGGACGTCGCCGCGGGCCGGCCGGAGGACGTCGGCGTGATCCTCTACACCTCCGGCACCACCGGACGGCCCAAGGGCGTGTGCCAGACGCACGCGAGCTTCGTCGCCTCGGCCCACGGCGGCGTGGCGACCGACCGGCTCGGCCCGGGCGACGACATCATGAGCTACCTGCCGATGGCCTGGGTCGGCGACCACCTGTTCTCGGTGGCGCAGTGGCTGGTGGGCGGCTTCACGCTCAACTGCCCCGAGTCGGCCGCGACGGTGATGAACGACATGCGCGAGATCGGGCCGAGCTACTACTTCGGCCCGCCGCGCACCTTCGAGGGCCTGCTGACGGCCGTGTCGATCCGCATGGAGGACGCGGCCGCGCCGAAGCGCTGGATGTACGCGCGCTGCATGGCGCTGGCCCGCCGCGTGGGCGCCGACCTGCTCAACGGCGCGCCGGTGGGCGCGCTCGACCGGCTCAAGTACCGCGTCGGCGACCTGCTGGTCTACGGGCCGCTGCGCAACGTGCTGGGCATGAGCCGCATCCGCGTGGCCTACACGGCCGGCGCGGCGATCGGGCCGGACCTGTTCCGCTTCTACCGCTCCATCGGCGTCAACCTCAAGCAGTTCTACGGCCAGACCGAGACCTGCGCCTACGTCTGCCTGCAGCGCGACGGCCAGGTCCGCCTGCAGACGGTGGGCACCGCCGCCCCGGGCATCGAACTCAAGATCGCCGCCGACGGCGAAGT harbors:
- a CDS encoding SDR family oxidoreductase, encoding MITYDFEGRVAVVTGGAQGIGFAVVRRLLAGGARVAIWDADTRALDAARAELASDAVQTVRVDITSIAEVEAAVRETEGASGPIAMLVHSAGIAGANAPVADYAPAEWQKVLDVNLTGAFHVNRAVVAGMVARDYGRIVNVASIAGKEGNPNAAAYSASKAGVIALTKSLGKETAGRNVAVNAITPAAARTKIFEQMSQQHIDYMLSKIPRGRFVEVDEIAAMVTWLVSAENSFTTGAVFDLSGGRATY
- a CDS encoding Crp/Fnr family transcriptional regulator — its product is MTPTAPRPASIRDRVRPASADELRNIPWLDALQPPERRRAEAVVVVGEAEPGDLVCRVGRAPTYWFGVVQGLLKMSKDNADGTSMTYSGLPPGGWFGEGTVLKREPYRYNIQALRRSVVAGLPTDEFHWLLDHSIGFNRFVMDQLNERLAQFIAAREADRLNDPDVRVARNLAALFNPVLFPGVGDLLRITQQELAYLVGLSRQRVNQALLRLQASGTLRIEYGGLRVLDPGALRSSAGAGPAPAPAQRAMA
- a CDS encoding LysR family transcriptional regulator; this encodes MLPSSSAIASRLRFRQLTLLVALDEHGSLHRAAERTGMTQPGLTKALREIETTFGAELFTRSPQGVHANELGRCVVRYARLVEADLAHLREEIDGVLRGTGARLAVGAIAGALHSVLVGALTRLRAQQPALSVEVREATSIELLTLVDEGRLDLAVCRTTVAARPDQFDYEPLMDEQVAIAVGTRHPLAGAPNVTLAQLAGYRWLCYPAQMPLRHLLEREFREAGLPLPAYPSETASTFATMLMLQEDPQLVALMSSGTMDFCERHRIACRLPLSIGARHEGFGIVTRRGARPSPAAALLAAHLRDAAVAAQRAATAVAPTPVASGGH
- a CDS encoding DUF4189 domain-containing protein, producing the protein MSPSTRVPDASKPSLRRRLAGRAIALAGLCAVAATGVAAPPGAAPPAGRPATGAWGAIAARPDGYGYAFDQPSRATAERVARAQCERPGGAASPPVPSSPPGLAGAVRACEVRVWFERGCGALATGSFGEWGAAVGTDKDAAMKAALAQCDAHLPTEPCRAVASACSRP
- a CDS encoding tripartite tricarboxylate transporter substrate binding protein; this translates as MQPNRRHVIAAACAFALAGTSLASSASDYPSRPIEIIVPVAAGGGTDMVGRAFAEAAKKYLPQQPMIVNNKPGASGAIGMGELIAAKPDGYKIGIIIVELTIIPNLGIAKFTAADLRPVARLNADPSAITVRADAPWKTVEEFMADSKARKEPVSIGNAGIGSIWHMAAAAFSDKTGIAYNHVPFLGAAPAVVALLGGHVDAVAVSPGEVAQHVAAGKLRTLAVMADQRVAGPIFEKVPTLKERGVDLSVAVWRGLAVPKATPQDVVDLLGDVARKAADDAFFREALAKANLGWSYADAPTFQAVIDKDRAFYKALIPKLDMAAK
- a CDS encoding rRNA pseudouridine synthase, coding for MAELGLCSRREADDWIDRGWVKVNGEVAPMGVKVTPADRVEIDKAAQGQQATRVTILLHKPMGYVSGQAEDGHEPAVVLVNPRTHWREDTSTHRFSPPQLRGLAPAGRLDIDSVGLLVLTQDGRVARQLIGEDSGIEKEYLVRVAYHGPGRLAPPGQLVRIDDDDPVTTNVQAVFPPAMLARLRHGLSLDGQPLKPARVDWQNPEQLRFVLTEGKKRQIRRMCEQVGLKVVGLKRIRIGHVVLGALPAGQWRYLGENERF
- a CDS encoding AMP-binding protein codes for the protein MREATFPRLLQGHAATRPDAPAVREKDLGIWQTWTWRDAAREVREIACGLASLGFAAGDHLAIVGANRPHLYFAVLAAQSLRGVPVPLYQDAVAAEMVFMLDDARIGFVIAEDQEQVDKLLECRALQRARPDGATAVRHIVYDDPRGLRHYDAPGLLGWDALRELGRAWDAAHPGAFDADVAAGRPEDVGVILYTSGTTGRPKGVCQTHASFVASAHGGVATDRLGPGDDIMSYLPMAWVGDHLFSVAQWLVGGFTLNCPESAATVMNDMREIGPSYYFGPPRTFEGLLTAVSIRMEDAAAPKRWMYARCMALARRVGADLLNGAPVGALDRLKYRVGDLLVYGPLRNVLGMSRIRVAYTAGAAIGPDLFRFYRSIGVNLKQFYGQTETCAYVCLQRDGQVRLQTVGTAAPGIELKIAADGEVLVRGVSVLQGYHNRPDATAEVLDAEGYFHTGDAGVLDAEGHLRIIDRAKDVGRMAGGAMFAPNYIENKLKFFPQIKEAVCFGDGRGEVCAFVNIDFEAVGNWAERRGLAYGGYVDLAGKPEVLALVAECIGQVNADLATEPGMADTQVARFIVLHKELDPDDDELTRTRKVRRGFIAQKYAVLVDALYGGRTEQFIETQVKFEDGRTGTVSATLGVVEAKRFPAAAGVAA
- a CDS encoding glutathione S-transferase, yielding MPDDAPLPVLYSFRRCPYAMRARLALLASGQRCELREVVLRDKPPELLAVSPAATVPVLVLSATAAAPGRVIVHSLDIMRWTLRRHDPLGWLAPGTGTLADLLALIDACDTGFKADLDRYKYPDRHPATRDRGVDMDVDVDVDVTNVYRDRGAAFLLGLEERLARHPHLAGDHATLADAAILPFVRQFAGVDPAWFATRPWPRLRAALAAWQASDAFATVMRRHAPWKADGGAAVVFP
- a CDS encoding ureidoglycolate lyase, with protein sequence MKLLRYGPAGQEKPGLLDAGGTLRDLSAHVADIDGAALSAQTLATLRALDPATLPAVEGSPRLGACVGRIGKFICIGLNYADHAAESGLAVPSEPVVFNKWLSAVVGPNDDVRIPRGSKKTDWEVELGVVIGKTASYIEEADALDHVAGYCVINDVSEREYQIERGGTWDKGKGCDTFGPTGPWLVTADEVPDPQALRLWLEVDGHRYQDGNTRTMVFGVAHLVAYLSRFMTLHPGDVISTGTPPGVGMGCKPEPIYLRPGQTMRLGIDGLGEQCQRTVAA
- a CDS encoding DUF3606 domain-containing protein, whose translation is MTDVPFHHVPRDRGRINLEEPSQVRYWARALLVSESRLRRAISAAGDATPAVRQYLCGDTAATEPATGAWSSAPRPAHVQRQQA